From Drosophila suzukii chromosome 2R, CBGP_Dsuzu_IsoJpt1.0, whole genome shotgun sequence, a single genomic window includes:
- the Rpi gene encoding ribose-5-phosphate isomerase encodes MLSGLLRPRFIQNLSEALSLGAPLLYSQIRNMDDIALDAAKKTAARTAVDQWVTEDTKILGIGSGSTVVYAVQRIAERVWKEGELTDLICVPSSYQARHLVLDYNLNLGDLDRNPNIDVAIDGADEVDRHMVLIKGGGGCLLQEKVVASCAKHFIVVADYTKNSIRLGEQWCRGVPIEVAPMAYVPIKLHIEALFGGEASLRMAKVKAGPIVTDNGNFLLDWKFIANREYDWDEVNRAITMIPGVLETGLFVNMAHKCYYGMADGTVKVQNK; translated from the coding sequence ATGTTATCTGGGTTATTGCGACCGCGGTTCATCCAAAATCTCAGCGAAGCACTATCTCTAGGGGCACCCCTACTCTACTCCCAGATCCGCAACATGGACGACATTGCTCTGGATGCGGCCAAGAAGACGGCGGCCCGCACGGCCGTGGATCAGTGGGTCACGGAGGATACGAAGATTTTGGGCATCGGGAGCGGCTCCACCGTCGTCTATGCCGTCCAGCGGATCGCGGAGCGTGTGTGGAAGGAGGGAGAGCTCACGGATCTCATCTGCGTGCCCTCATCCTACCAGGCGCGCCACCTGGTCCTCGACTACAACCTCAATCTGGGCGATCTGGACAGGAATCCCAACATAGACGTGGCCATCGACGGGGCCGACGAGGTGGACCGGCACATGGTGCTCATCAAAGGCGGCGGCGGCTGCCTGCTCCAGGAGAAGGTGGTGGCCTCCTGCGCCAAGCACTTCATCGTGGTGGCCGATTACACGAAGAACTCCATCCGTTTGGGTGAGCAGTGGTGCCGCGGCGTACCCATCGAGGTGGCTCCCATGGCCTATGTGCCCATCAAGCTGCACATTGAGGCGCTCTTTGGCGGAGAAGCCTCTCTGCGAATGGCCAAGGTCAAGGCTGGACCCATTGTCACGGACAATGGCAACTTCCTGCTGGACTGGAAGTTTATCGCCAACCGGGAGTACGACTGGGACGAGGTCAACCGAGCCATCACCATGATTCCGGGCGTCCTGGAGACTGGTCTGTTCGTCAACATGGCCCACAAGTGCTACTACGGGATGGCCGATGGCACGGTCAAAGTTCAAAACAAGTAG
- the LOC108008900 gene encoding uncharacterized protein yields MKKAGDFLSLLNNRDLLKTPSGNSIVNFLVKPMSVEMNTADKLITGARRQRMMELFEQDRAWEAAELSRFGLSCIKAPDCYPCCTPFECSKAKF; encoded by the exons ATGAAGAAAGCCGGGGATTT CCTTTCCCTGCTCAACAATCGGGATCTTCTGAAGACCCCCTCCGGAAATTCTATAGTGAACTTCCTAGTGAAACCAATGAGTGTTGAGATGAATACGGCAGATAAGTTAATCACGGGGGCCAGGCGCCAGCGGATGATGGAGCTTTTCGAGCAGGATCGAGCCTGGGAGGCTGCCGAGTTGTCCCGATTCGGACTGAGCTGCATCAAGGCCCCGGATTGCTATCCCTGCTGCACTCCCTTCGAGTGCTCGAAAGCCAAGTTCTAG
- the LOC108008369 gene encoding uncharacterized protein, with protein MKFLLFCCAICVLTAPGSGGRVKETVDIIRLIQDVTHSILKSWDLINKMPVAEITAGALIYENQRQMMSKIEEVSGNIRSLEEQQARSTALTIETLLREMQDKSNLLHRLNQLRDFTKFIDLRHEQLQAYEQHQESLEPITLINFAKWNVNPGSNSLSLLLQLHHDCLYLGDAIAPEQDYTHSLLWELTASFEVSPEQMCRARQSAQQFAYQLFTKWVFTELKGYTMIEFSWMMLRQFGRGNFTQELLLMRENHQKRLEHAQQVLQQVMSHSNRLYWRCDPGKDKHVEGKTFDRVTRLLQGFVENEVNLNPDQSCRSECPDYHDTRSSGCYQPEEEFCGQQPTCKGRLYNCNYIDSDMSICLASNSSARRYEYINFGADKQGQGCKSEVREPSSWSSWIFWRCHYCFCLCDEPGPKSDRYFNLRDSMSDFKQNKIVTGVRFMKSQRVFHLQLQQGELLPRGAINNSSLEWLPVEDYNVSDVDIRDGYDYHTLSMDSRALDLDEISVNSSDQVVTGVRFRIFKKHLNLEVRFSYFNFSTGLLIEPLTKSYWLGNENSHLEGQRKKLILKESDLSTASELPSLPLSKDNQYMEFVSSSQLKDAAQNTLPFIDVQEVVPHPAVPLAGLGIYYKGRPGYGGFFAPKVVTLDLTKRLSEPRI; from the coding sequence ATGAAATTTTTGCTCTTTTGCTGCGCAATTTGCGTGCTCACCGCCCCCGGAAGTGGAGGAAGGGTCAAGGAAACAGTGGACATAATACGATTGATCCAGGACGTGACGCACTCCATCCTTAAGTCATGGGATCTGATCAACAAGATGCCCGTGGCTGAGATCACCGCGGGGGCCCTGATCTACGAGAACCAGCGTCAGATGATGAGCAAGATCGAGGAGGTCAGCGGAAACATCAGGAGTCTGGAGGAGCAGCAGGCCAGGAGCACTGCCCTGACCATTGAGACGCTGCTGAGGGAGATGCAGGATAAATCCAACCTGCTGCACCGCCTCAACCAGCTGAGGGACTTCACCAAGTTCATAGATCTCCGCCACGAACAGCTGCAGGCATACGAGCAGCACCAGGAATCCCTGGAGCCCATCACCCTCATCAACTTTGCCAAGTGGAACGTGAATCCCGGCTCCAATTCGCTTTCCTTGTTGCTGCAGCTGCACCACGACTGTCTCTACCTAGGTGACGCCATTGCCCCTGAACAGGACTACACGCACTCCCTGCTCTGGGAGCTGACAGCCAGTTTTGAGGTGTCCCCAGAACAAATGTGCCGGGCCAGGCAGTCGGCCCAACAGTTTGCCTACCAACTCTTCACCAAGTGGGTTTTCACGGAGCTGAAGGGCTACACCATGATAGAGTTCTCCTGGATGATGCTCCGGCAATTCGGGCGAGGAAACTTCACCCAGGAGCTGCTGTTGATGCGCGAGAACCACCAGAAGCGTTTGGAGCACGCCCAGCAGGTGCTCCAGCAGGTCATGTCCCACAGCAACCGGCTGTACTGGCGCTGCGATCCTGGAAAAGATAAACACGTGGAGGGCAAAACCTTTGACCGCGTCACACGCCTGCTGCAGGGCTTCGTGGAGAACGAGGTCAACCTGAATCCGGATCAGAGCTGCCGCAGCGAATGCCCCGATTACCATGATACCCGCTCGAGTGGCTGCTATCAGCCGGAGGAGGAGTTCTGTGGCCAGCAGCCCACCTGCAAGGGAAGACTCTACAACTGCAACTACATCGACTCGGACATGTCGATCTGTCTGGCCTCCAACAGTTCCGCAAGGCGCTATGAGTACATCAACTTCGGTGCCGATAAGCAGGGCCAGGGATGCAAGTCCGAGGTGAGGGAACCCTCCTCCTGGTCCAGCTGGATCTTCTGGCGCTGCCACTACTGCTTTTGCCTGTGCGACGAACCGGGACCCAAGTCAGATCGCTACTTCAACCTCCGTGACTCCATGTCGGACTTCAAACAGAACAAGATCGTGACTGGAGTCCGGTTCATGAAGAGCCAGCGCGTCTTCCACCTGCAGCTTCAGCAAGGCGAGCTCCTGCCGCGAGGAGCTATCAACAACAGCTCGCTGGAATGGCTGCCTGTGGAGGATTACAACGTGAGTGATGTGGACATTCGCGATGGCTACGACTACCACACCCTGAGCATGGATAGCAGAGCCCTCGACCTGGATGAGATTTCAGTTAATTCAAGCGACCAAGTGGTCACCGGAGTTCGTTTCCGGATCTTCAAGAAACACCTCAACTTGGAGGTGCGTTTCAGCTACTTTAACTTCTCCACTGGTCTGCTGATCGAACCGCTGACAAAGAGCTACTGGCTGGGCAATGAAAACTCCCATCTTGAGGGTCAGCGAAAGAAGTTAATCCTAAAGGAGAGTGATTTATCCACCGCCTCGGAGCTGCCATCGCTACCGCTTTCTAAAGACAACCAGTACATGGAGTTCGTTAGCTCCAGCCAGTTGAAGGATGCGGCCCAGAACACTTTGCCTTTCATAGATGTCCAGGAGGTGGTTCCGCATCCCGCGGTTCCTCTTGCCGGCTTGGGAATCTACTACAAGGGACGACCTGGTTACGGCGGCTTCTTCGCCCCCAAGGTGGTAACCTTAGACTTAACAAAAAGGTTGTCGGAACCACGTATTTAA